Proteins from one Chitinivorax sp. B genomic window:
- a CDS encoding thioredoxin family protein, whose translation MSDNAQLAFQTLHGGHFHQTLHQLTGIALVLFGQPGCGTCRHVEQQLPVVADKLVQHLLKVDVQRDPAIGREFNLFHLPALFIYRDGHFHAELQCEMTRSALAHTLMARLTEPAQEAP comes from the coding sequence ATGTCTGACAACGCCCAGCTTGCATTTCAAACGCTACACGGTGGCCACTTCCATCAAACACTCCATCAATTGACTGGCATTGCACTCGTATTATTTGGGCAACCTGGATGCGGCACCTGCCGCCACGTAGAACAACAATTACCCGTAGTAGCGGACAAGCTGGTTCAACACCTGCTAAAAGTCGATGTGCAACGTGACCCAGCCATCGGGCGAGAATTCAATCTGTTTCATCTACCTGCATTATTCATCTATCGTGACGGCCACTTTCACGCTGAACTTCAATGTGAAATGACACGATCGGCCCTGGCGCACACGCTAATGGCACGCCTTACCGAACCCGCCCAAGAAGCCCCCTGA
- a CDS encoding molybdopterin-binding protein, producing MVFGAIIIGDEILSGKREDKHLRQVITELGKHGHELAWAHYLGDDRAKIVETLKLTMTTDDVVLCFGGIGATPDDHTRHAAALAANVPLIPHPEAVALIERQFGEQAHPYRVLMGELPAGCTLIPNPINNVAGFCVGQHHFLPGFPQMAWPMMAWVLETFYSNPSTEAAIELTLIVPNAKEGDLIPAMQTFVAQYPTIRFSSLPSFATADRPPQIEFGIRGPNKVAEQAMQAWREQLQALGYPIQHGPHHV from the coding sequence ATGGTTTTCGGTGCCATTATCATTGGTGATGAGATCCTTTCCGGCAAGCGAGAGGATAAACATCTGCGGCAAGTCATTACAGAACTGGGTAAACATGGCCATGAACTGGCATGGGCGCACTACCTGGGGGATGATCGTGCAAAAATCGTCGAGACATTGAAGCTCACGATGACAACAGACGATGTTGTGCTCTGCTTTGGTGGTATTGGCGCCACGCCTGATGACCACACCCGCCACGCCGCAGCCTTGGCCGCAAACGTTCCACTTATCCCCCATCCGGAAGCCGTCGCCTTGATAGAACGACAGTTTGGTGAACAGGCACACCCCTACCGGGTATTGATGGGTGAATTACCAGCAGGCTGCACCCTGATCCCGAACCCAATCAACAATGTCGCCGGGTTTTGCGTTGGCCAGCATCATTTTTTGCCCGGATTCCCACAAATGGCTTGGCCCATGATGGCATGGGTACTGGAAACCTTTTACTCCAATCCGTCAACTGAAGCTGCTATTGAATTGACGCTGATTGTGCCCAATGCAAAAGAAGGTGATCTGATTCCCGCCATGCAAACTTTTGTTGCCCAATACCCAACCATCCGCTTCTCCAGCCTGCCCAGCTTTGCCACCGCTGATCGCCCACCGCAGATCGAGTTCGGCATCCGCGGCCCCAACAAGGTGGCGGAACAAGCCATGCAGGCTTGGCGCGAACAGTTGCAAGCCTTGGGTTACCCCATTCAGCACGGCCCACACCATGTCTGA
- a CDS encoding ABC transporter ATP-binding protein, which yields MSLLEVTNLSVAYGGIQAVKSINLKIEQGELVSLIGANGAGKTTTLKTLAGMLQPVEGKVLYSGLDINSVPNHSLVARGLALVPEGRGIFARLTVTENLQMGAYYRNDKADIATDLEKMFTIFPRLKERFKQLAGTLSGGEQQMVAIARALMGRPKLLLLDEPSMGLAPIIVQKIFDVIQQVSEQGVTILLVEQNAKLALQISDRGYVMESGRITLTDDAQALLHNDKVRQAYLGE from the coding sequence ATGAGTCTGCTTGAAGTAACCAACCTGTCGGTTGCCTATGGCGGCATCCAGGCAGTCAAAAGCATTAATCTGAAAATTGAACAAGGTGAACTGGTCTCACTGATCGGAGCCAATGGCGCGGGTAAAACCACCACGCTGAAAACGCTGGCCGGCATGCTACAGCCTGTTGAAGGCAAGGTACTGTACAGTGGATTGGATATCAATTCAGTCCCCAACCATAGCTTGGTAGCCCGTGGTTTGGCCTTGGTACCAGAAGGCCGTGGTATTTTTGCGCGTTTGACCGTAACGGAGAACCTGCAAATGGGGGCTTACTATCGTAATGATAAAGCCGACATTGCCACCGATCTTGAAAAGATGTTCACCATCTTCCCCCGCCTGAAGGAACGTTTCAAGCAATTGGCAGGTACCCTGTCGGGTGGCGAACAACAAATGGTTGCCATTGCTCGCGCCCTGATGGGTCGTCCCAAACTGTTACTGCTTGATGAACCTTCCATGGGCTTGGCGCCAATCATCGTACAGAAGATTTTTGATGTGATTCAGCAGGTTTCGGAGCAAGGGGTCACTATTCTGCTGGTCGAGCAGAATGCCAAACTGGCCTTGCAGATCAGTGACCGTGGCTATGTCATGGAATCTGGCCGCATCACCCTGACTGATGACGCACAAGCCTTGCTGCATAATGACAAGGTCCGCCAAGCCTACCTTGGTGAGTAA
- a CDS encoding ribonucleoside-diphosphate reductase subunit alpha, with product MLNSTTDTAYSAAVPPTAGGYPQETASHQEYQAYKCIRRNGSVVPFEPMKISVAMTKAFLAVHGGQGAASARVRELVAQMTDIVIRQLMRRKPEGGAIHIEEIQDQVELALMRSGEHDVARAYVLYREMRSRERAERGEVDVTTAINVVENGISQPLDINKLNALIKSACKGLEQFTDAEHILTETQKNLYDGVPAEEVRKSAELSARQLIEKDPAYSYVTARLLLNRLRREVLGEEVAHEDMATRYAEYFPSFIKKGVEAELLDPALQQFDLARLGAAIVHDRDYQFGYLGLQTLYDRYFLHIHGDRIELPQAFFMRVAMGLAINEIDRESRAIEFYNVLSTFDFMSSTPTLFNSGSQRSQLSSCYLTTVADDLDGIYEALKENALLSKFAGGLGNDWTPVRALGSHIKGTNGKSQGIVPFLKVVNDTAVAVNQGGKRKGAVCAYLETWHADVEEFLELRKNTGDDRRRTHDMNTANWIPDLFMKRVMENADWSLFSPSEVPDLHDLYGQAFEDAYLRYEEKAARGEMRVHKRIPALQLWRKILTMLFETGHPWITFKDPCNIRSPQQHMGVVHSSNLCTEITLNTNDNEIAVCNLGSVNLVNHMKDGQLDSEKLKRTIKTAMRMLDNVIDINFYPVKKARNSNLRHRPVGMGLMGFQDCLHIQRIAYGSDAAVEFADRSMELIAYHAYWASTELAEERGKYPSYAGSLWDRGVLPQDSIDLLAMQRGGYLDVDRSTTLDWDALRSRIQQHGMRNSNCLAIAPTATIANIVGVSASIEPTYQNLFVKSNLSGEFTVVNEYLVKDLKERGLWDEVMISDLKYFDGTLGRIDRVPQDLRELYATAFEVDPKWLVECGSRRQKWIDQAQSLNLYMSNASGKKLDELYKHAWIKGLKTTYYLRTLAATSAEKSTGRGGELNAVPVDGGLSAAPVAPASNYSAGDNAAEGAKFCSIDNPECEACQ from the coding sequence ATGCTCAACTCCACCACCGACACGGCATACAGCGCCGCCGTTCCCCCAACGGCCGGCGGGTATCCACAGGAAACCGCCTCGCATCAAGAATACCAGGCCTACAAATGCATTCGCCGTAATGGCAGTGTGGTGCCGTTCGAACCGATGAAAATTTCGGTTGCGATGACCAAGGCTTTCCTGGCGGTGCATGGTGGCCAAGGCGCCGCGTCGGCCCGCGTGCGCGAACTGGTCGCGCAAATGACTGACATCGTGATCCGTCAACTGATGCGCCGCAAACCTGAAGGTGGCGCCATTCATATTGAAGAGATCCAGGATCAGGTCGAACTGGCGCTGATGCGTTCGGGCGAACATGACGTAGCCCGTGCCTATGTACTGTACCGTGAGATGCGTTCCCGCGAGCGCGCAGAGCGCGGTGAAGTTGACGTCACTACCGCCATCAATGTGGTGGAAAACGGTATCAGCCAACCCTTGGACATCAACAAACTGAACGCACTGATCAAGTCAGCCTGCAAGGGATTGGAACAGTTCACCGATGCAGAACACATCCTGACTGAAACGCAAAAGAATCTGTACGACGGCGTGCCTGCTGAAGAAGTACGCAAATCAGCTGAATTGTCAGCACGTCAGTTGATCGAAAAAGATCCCGCCTATAGCTATGTGACTGCCCGCCTGCTGCTGAACCGCCTGCGCCGCGAGGTGCTGGGTGAAGAAGTCGCCCATGAGGACATGGCCACCCGCTATGCCGAATACTTCCCGTCATTCATCAAAAAAGGCGTCGAGGCCGAGCTGCTGGACCCCGCCCTGCAACAATTCGATTTAGCCCGCCTGGGTGCCGCTATTGTACATGACCGTGACTATCAGTTCGGTTACCTTGGCCTGCAAACCCTGTATGACCGTTACTTCCTGCACATCCACGGCGATCGCATCGAACTGCCGCAGGCGTTCTTCATGCGTGTGGCCATGGGCCTGGCCATCAACGAAATCGACCGCGAAAGCCGCGCTATCGAGTTCTACAACGTGCTGTCTACCTTCGATTTCATGTCGTCGACCCCCACATTGTTCAACTCAGGCTCGCAACGCAGCCAGCTTTCCAGTTGCTATCTGACCACCGTGGCAGATGACCTGGACGGCATCTATGAAGCACTCAAGGAAAATGCCCTGCTCTCCAAATTTGCAGGCGGCCTGGGTAACGACTGGACCCCTGTCCGCGCATTGGGCAGCCACATCAAGGGCACCAATGGCAAATCGCAAGGTATCGTCCCCTTCCTGAAAGTCGTGAACGATACGGCCGTCGCAGTCAACCAAGGTGGCAAGCGCAAAGGCGCTGTCTGCGCCTACCTGGAAACCTGGCACGCCGACGTTGAAGAATTCTTGGAGCTGCGCAAGAACACGGGTGACGATCGCCGTCGTACACACGACATGAACACCGCCAACTGGATCCCTGACCTGTTCATGAAACGCGTCATGGAAAATGCAGACTGGTCGCTGTTCTCGCCATCTGAAGTGCCCGATCTGCATGACCTGTACGGCCAAGCGTTCGAAGACGCTTACCTGCGCTATGAAGAGAAAGCCGCCCGTGGTGAAATGCGTGTTCACAAACGTATCCCGGCACTGCAACTGTGGCGCAAGATCCTGACCATGCTGTTTGAAACCGGCCACCCATGGATCACCTTCAAGGACCCATGCAACATTCGCAGCCCACAACAGCATATGGGCGTGGTACATAGCTCCAACCTGTGTACCGAGATCACGCTGAACACCAATGACAACGAAATCGCCGTGTGCAATCTGGGCTCGGTCAATCTGGTCAACCACATGAAAGATGGCCAACTGGATAGTGAAAAGCTCAAACGCACCATCAAGACGGCCATGCGGATGCTCGACAATGTGATCGACATCAACTTCTACCCCGTGAAGAAGGCACGCAATTCCAACCTGCGCCATCGCCCGGTTGGCATGGGATTGATGGGCTTCCAGGATTGCCTGCATATTCAGCGCATTGCCTACGGTTCGGATGCCGCCGTCGAATTTGCCGATCGCTCAATGGAACTGATCGCCTACCACGCCTACTGGGCATCGACCGAGCTGGCAGAAGAGCGCGGCAAATACCCAAGCTATGCGGGCAGCCTGTGGGATCGCGGCGTACTGCCGCAGGATTCGATCGACCTGCTGGCCATGCAACGTGGTGGCTATCTGGATGTTGATCGCTCCACCACCCTGGATTGGGATGCCCTGCGCAGCCGAATTCAACAGCACGGTATGCGTAATTCCAACTGCCTGGCGATTGCACCGACTGCAACTATCGCCAACATCGTGGGGGTATCGGCTTCCATTGAGCCGACCTACCAGAACCTGTTCGTGAAATCGAACCTATCTGGCGAATTCACCGTGGTCAACGAATACCTGGTGAAGGATCTGAAAGAACGTGGTCTGTGGGACGAAGTCATGATCTCTGACCTGAAGTACTTTGATGGCACACTGGGCCGTATTGATCGCGTACCGCAAGACCTGCGCGAACTTTACGCAACCGCCTTTGAAGTGGACCCGAAATGGCTGGTGGAATGCGGCTCTCGCCGCCAGAAATGGATTGACCAGGCGCAGTCGCTCAACCTGTACATGTCCAACGCATCGGGCAAAAAGTTGGACGAGTTGTACAAGCATGCGTGGATCAAGGGCCTGAAAACCACTTACTATCTGCGCACCCTGGCTGCCACCAGTGCCGAGAAATCAACCGGCCGCGGCGGCGAACTGAATGCAGTCCCTGTGGATGGTGGATTGTCGGCAGCACCCGTGGCCCCTGCCAGCAACTATTCGGCGGGTGACAACGCTGCGGAAGGGGCGAAGTTCTGCTCGATCGACAACCCTGAATGCGAGGCGTGTCAGTAA
- a CDS encoding YdcF family protein produces the protein MTEQLAKLLGSLLLPPANLLILMLIGWGLLSYRPRLGKFLIVLGPLALALLSLPVVANWMIGRLQPYPALSLNALPAADAIVVLCGGVNEYGMEYGGVTVNRISLERARYAAYLQQHSGLPILVTGGSPGRPGAISEAAAMAQVLRQDFKVPVRWTEEHSYNTAENAAFSAKLLKQDRRQRILLVTTAWHMPRAVASFQQTGLTVLAAPTAFTYPSKYQLATDFVPSAAALATSFYALHETIGLLWYRLRGAA, from the coding sequence TTGACCGAGCAGCTCGCCAAGCTGCTTGGCAGCCTGCTGTTACCCCCAGCCAATTTGCTGATTCTGATGCTGATTGGCTGGGGGCTTCTTTCCTACCGCCCTCGCCTGGGCAAATTCCTGATTGTCCTTGGCCCACTGGCATTGGCCTTGTTATCACTTCCCGTTGTCGCCAATTGGATGATCGGGCGCTTACAACCCTACCCCGCCCTTTCACTCAATGCCCTGCCTGCCGCTGACGCCATCGTCGTACTATGCGGCGGGGTAAATGAATATGGCATGGAATACGGTGGGGTTACTGTCAATCGCATTTCTCTGGAACGGGCACGCTATGCTGCCTACTTACAGCAGCATTCCGGACTGCCAATTCTGGTGACAGGTGGCAGCCCAGGAAGACCTGGCGCCATCAGCGAAGCAGCGGCAATGGCCCAAGTATTGCGTCAGGATTTCAAAGTTCCTGTCAGATGGACTGAAGAGCATTCATACAATACGGCGGAAAATGCCGCGTTCAGCGCCAAGCTCCTGAAGCAGGATAGGCGACAACGCATTCTACTGGTCACAACTGCCTGGCATATGCCACGTGCAGTCGCAAGCTTCCAACAAACCGGGCTGACTGTCCTTGCTGCGCCGACTGCTTTTACTTATCCATCCAAGTATCAGCTCGCCACAGATTTCGTCCCCAGTGCCGCAGCACTCGCCACCAGCTTCTATGCACTACATGAAACCATTGGTCTGCTTTGGTATCGCTTGCGTGGCGCTGCTTGA
- a CDS encoding branched-chain amino acid ABC transporter substrate-binding protein, giving the protein MTIARLSIIAAAIATLAACGKKPEEPAASASQPAQQEAAAAAKPAEATVVKIGHVGPLTGPIAHLGKDNENGVRLAIDELNAENFQIDGKPVKFELIAEDDQADPKTATTVAQRLVDAKVNGVIGHLNSGTTIPASKLYNDAGIPQISASATAVAYTAQGYKTAFRVMSNDAQQGKALGEYAVKGAGAKKIAIIDDRTAYGQGLADEFEKAAKAAGGEIVKREFTSNNATDFQAILTSIKGKAPDLVFYGGMDAQAGPMVKQMRRLGLKAKYMSGDGTQTAEFVKMAGNDADGVIASSPGLPKEKLPGGAEFLKKFEAKYGPVQIYAPYCYDATKLMAKAMQNAKSSDPKVYLPELAKIQYNGVTGPVSFDEKGDIKFGSITIYTVKGGKWETTSFVGGEMKQEGAAEPAPAAPEAKPEEAKS; this is encoded by the coding sequence ATGACTATCGCTCGACTCAGCATTATCGCTGCAGCGATTGCAACACTCGCTGCGTGTGGCAAAAAACCAGAAGAACCTGCTGCATCCGCATCACAACCGGCCCAACAAGAAGCTGCAGCAGCAGCCAAGCCGGCTGAAGCAACTGTCGTCAAGATTGGCCACGTTGGCCCGTTGACCGGCCCGATTGCACACTTGGGCAAGGACAATGAAAACGGGGTACGCCTTGCAATCGACGAGTTGAATGCGGAAAACTTCCAGATCGACGGCAAACCAGTCAAATTTGAACTGATTGCTGAGGATGACCAAGCTGACCCGAAAACGGCGACGACCGTTGCGCAGCGCTTGGTTGATGCGAAAGTCAATGGTGTGATCGGTCACTTGAACTCGGGCACGACCATCCCGGCCTCCAAGCTGTACAACGATGCAGGTATTCCGCAAATTTCCGCTTCTGCAACCGCCGTTGCCTATACCGCTCAGGGCTACAAGACTGCATTCCGTGTCATGTCAAACGATGCTCAACAAGGTAAGGCATTGGGCGAATATGCTGTCAAAGGTGCTGGCGCCAAAAAGATTGCCATCATTGACGACCGTACCGCTTACGGCCAAGGTTTGGCTGACGAGTTCGAAAAGGCTGCCAAAGCTGCCGGCGGTGAAATTGTCAAACGTGAGTTCACCAGCAACAATGCTACTGACTTCCAAGCCATTCTGACCTCCATTAAGGGTAAGGCTCCTGACTTGGTATTCTATGGCGGCATGGATGCGCAAGCAGGCCCCATGGTCAAGCAGATGCGCCGCTTGGGTTTGAAGGCCAAGTATATGTCCGGCGATGGCACGCAAACTGCCGAGTTCGTGAAGATGGCAGGCAATGATGCTGACGGTGTCATTGCCTCATCGCCTGGCCTGCCTAAGGAAAAACTACCTGGCGGAGCCGAATTCCTGAAAAAATTCGAAGCCAAGTACGGCCCAGTTCAGATCTATGCACCGTATTGCTATGACGCGACCAAACTGATGGCAAAAGCAATGCAGAATGCCAAATCGTCCGATCCGAAGGTTTACCTGCCTGAGCTGGCCAAAATCCAGTACAACGGTGTAACCGGCCCTGTCTCGTTTGATGAAAAAGGCGATATCAAATTTGGCTCGATCACCATTTACACTGTCAAGGGTGGCAAATGGGAAACCACCTCCTTTGTCGGTGGCGAAATGAAGCAGGAAGGCGCTGCAGAACCGGCTCCAGCAGCGCCGGAAGCCAAACCTGAAGAAGCCAAGTCCTAA
- a CDS encoding ABC transporter ATP-binding protein: protein MSEVLLKIDGINKRFGGLQALSDVSLTINKKEIYGLIGPNGAGKTTLFNVLTGLYIADTGTLFFNGKQLIGHKPYTMVENGMARTFQNIRLFANMTAQENVMVGRHARTKSGVWGAMLRLPSTRREEAETRQRAMQLLDYVGIAGHANAVARNLSYGDQRRLEIARALATDPQLIALDEPAAGMNPKETEDLRELMDKIRRDGVTILLIEHDVKLVMGLCDRIAVLDYGKKIAEGVPAVVQKDPRVIEAYLGASPT from the coding sequence ATGAGTGAAGTCCTGCTGAAAATCGATGGCATCAATAAGCGATTCGGCGGATTGCAAGCGCTCTCCGATGTCTCGCTGACCATCAACAAAAAAGAAATCTACGGCCTGATTGGCCCAAACGGTGCAGGCAAGACCACGCTGTTTAACGTGCTGACCGGCTTGTATATCGCTGATACAGGTACGCTATTTTTCAATGGCAAGCAACTGATCGGCCACAAGCCTTACACCATGGTGGAAAATGGCATGGCGCGTACGTTCCAGAACATCCGCCTGTTCGCCAACATGACTGCACAAGAAAACGTGATGGTTGGCCGCCATGCCCGTACCAAATCGGGCGTATGGGGCGCCATGCTGCGCTTGCCAAGTACTCGCCGCGAAGAAGCGGAAACCCGGCAGCGCGCAATGCAATTACTGGATTATGTTGGTATCGCCGGTCACGCCAATGCGGTGGCACGCAACCTGTCCTATGGTGACCAGCGTCGATTGGAGATTGCGCGCGCATTGGCAACTGACCCACAGTTGATCGCACTGGACGAACCTGCTGCCGGCATGAACCCGAAGGAAACCGAAGATCTTCGGGAACTCATGGACAAGATTCGTCGCGACGGCGTCACCATTCTGTTGATTGAGCATGATGTGAAGCTGGTGATGGGATTGTGCGACCGTATTGCGGTACTGGACTATGGCAAGAAAATTGCCGAAGGTGTGCCGGCTGTCGTACAGAAAGACCCGCGCGTGATTGAAGCCTACCTGGGAGCCTCGCCAACATGA
- a CDS encoding branched-chain amino acid ABC transporter permease translates to MDIFLQQILNGLVVGSIYALIALGYTMVYGILGLINFAHGEVVMIGAMVAITAINVLLQLNLGLPGIVTISLATCAAIAMCMLLSFSIEKIAYRPLRKAPRLAPLITAIGISIILQQVAMIIWGKRYVVFPSVIKVETIDVFGATITNLQIVIVVLAIVFMGVLVGIVEKTKLGRAMRATSQNPEVATLMGVNVNTIISMTFVLGAGLGAIAGVMVAANYDQAHANMGFMIGLKAFTAAVLGGIGNLAGAVVGGILLGIVESLGAGYIGPLTGDVLGSNYQDIFAFMMLIAVLIFRPSGLLGERVAERA, encoded by the coding sequence ATGGATATTTTTCTTCAACAAATACTGAACGGCCTTGTCGTCGGCAGTATCTACGCCCTGATTGCCTTGGGATACACCATGGTGTATGGCATTCTGGGATTGATCAACTTCGCACATGGTGAAGTCGTCATGATTGGCGCCATGGTCGCCATCACTGCGATTAACGTCTTGCTGCAACTCAACCTTGGCCTGCCAGGCATTGTGACCATCAGCTTGGCAACCTGTGCGGCCATTGCCATGTGTATGCTACTTTCATTCAGCATCGAGAAAATCGCTTATCGGCCACTGCGCAAGGCGCCACGGTTGGCCCCACTGATTACCGCCATTGGTATCTCGATCATTCTGCAACAAGTTGCAATGATCATCTGGGGCAAACGTTATGTCGTATTCCCTTCTGTAATTAAAGTTGAAACCATTGATGTTTTCGGCGCAACCATCACCAACCTGCAGATCGTCATCGTCGTCCTGGCGATCGTATTCATGGGTGTTCTGGTTGGCATCGTGGAGAAGACCAAATTGGGCCGCGCCATGCGTGCCACGTCCCAAAACCCGGAAGTAGCCACACTAATGGGTGTCAACGTCAACACCATCATCTCCATGACCTTCGTGCTCGGCGCTGGCCTAGGCGCGATTGCAGGTGTCATGGTTGCGGCCAACTACGATCAAGCTCATGCCAACATGGGCTTTATGATCGGCCTGAAGGCCTTTACTGCAGCAGTATTAGGTGGCATTGGCAACCTCGCCGGCGCAGTAGTCGGTGGTATTCTGCTTGGTATTGTGGAAAGCCTGGGGGCAGGCTATATCGGCCCGCTGACAGGCGATGTGCTGGGTAGCAACTATCAAGACATCTTTGCCTTCATGATGCTGATCGCCGTGTTGATCTTCCGTCCGTCCGGCTTGTTGGGCGAACGCGTAGCTGAACGTGCATAA
- the purU gene encoding formyltetrahydrofolate deformylase has product MKNTATLLISCPDQRGLVAAIANFLYTYDANILHADQHQDGDQGLFLMRVEWDLSDFKLAVDAFSAAFQPIADRFNMYWRLKLSQNKSRMAIFVSKYDHCLEDLLYRFQSGELQCEIPLIISNHEDTRRMVEFHRIPFHYVDVTHENKAEAEARQLALLAEHKVDLIVLARYMQVLSADFVRHYPQQIINIHHSFLPAFDGAKPYHRAHARGVKLIGATGHYVTEVLDDGPIIEQGVIRISHRDSVDDLIQKGRDLEKAVLARSVRWHLEHRILEYGKKTVIFD; this is encoded by the coding sequence ATGAAGAACACAGCGACCCTGTTGATTTCGTGCCCTGACCAGCGCGGACTGGTAGCGGCGATTGCTAATTTTTTGTATACCTATGATGCCAATATCCTGCATGCCGACCAGCATCAGGACGGCGATCAGGGTTTGTTTCTGATGCGTGTGGAGTGGGATCTGTCCGACTTCAAGTTGGCAGTGGATGCATTTTCAGCCGCGTTCCAGCCCATTGCCGACCGCTTCAACATGTACTGGCGTCTTAAGTTGTCGCAGAACAAATCCCGGATGGCGATTTTCGTATCCAAGTATGACCATTGCCTGGAAGACTTGTTGTACCGCTTCCAAAGTGGCGAGTTGCAATGTGAGATTCCGCTCATCATCAGCAATCATGAAGACACCCGTCGCATGGTGGAGTTCCATCGTATCCCGTTTCACTATGTGGATGTGACGCATGAGAACAAGGCCGAGGCGGAAGCTCGGCAGCTGGCGTTGCTGGCGGAACACAAGGTTGACCTGATCGTGCTTGCACGTTATATGCAGGTGCTGTCGGCGGATTTCGTGCGGCATTATCCGCAGCAGATCATCAACATCCACCATTCCTTCCTACCCGCATTCGATGGCGCCAAACCCTACCATCGCGCCCATGCGCGTGGTGTGAAGCTGATTGGTGCAACCGGCCATTACGTGACCGAGGTGCTTGACGACGGGCCAATCATCGAGCAAGGTGTGATCCGCATTTCGCACCGGGATTCGGTTGATGACTTGATCCAAAAAGGACGTGACTTGGAGAAGGCTGTCCTGGCGCGATCTGTACGTTGGCATCTGGAACACCGGATTTTGGAGTACGGCAAGAAAACCGTCATTTTTGACTGA
- a CDS encoding ABC transporter ATP-binding protein, whose translation MIVVGAVLVALPIIIGQTFGNSWVRALNFALLYAMLALGLNIVVGYAGLLDLGYIAFYAVGAYMYSLLNSPHFGLHLPIYILLPLGALVACVFGVLLGAPTLKLRGDYLAIVTLGFGEIIRLFMNNLDRPINITNGPQGINNVGSIEIGGLNLHKPLDLGFITLESTYLYYYLFVALAILIIIISIRLQDSRIGRAWVAIREDEIAATAMGINTRNVKLTAFAMGASFGGVAGGLFAGFQGFVSPESFTLMESIMVLAMVVLGGMGHIPGVILGALMLSVTPELLRDVANMMHSQDGRPLVDPENLRMLLFGLAMVVIMLFRPAGLWPSSRRRAELRPATEKIKQQEDSNLQDAEKKHE comes from the coding sequence ATGATTGTGGTGGGTGCTGTGCTGGTGGCGTTGCCCATCATCATCGGTCAGACATTTGGTAATTCATGGGTACGTGCACTTAACTTTGCACTGTTGTACGCCATGTTGGCACTGGGTTTGAATATCGTGGTCGGTTACGCAGGCCTATTGGATCTAGGCTACATCGCCTTCTATGCCGTTGGCGCGTACATGTACTCATTGCTGAACAGCCCGCATTTCGGACTGCATCTACCGATATACATCCTGTTGCCGCTAGGTGCATTGGTGGCATGCGTGTTTGGCGTACTGCTTGGTGCGCCCACATTGAAGCTGCGTGGGGACTATCTGGCCATTGTGACATTGGGCTTTGGTGAAATCATCCGCCTGTTCATGAACAACCTGGATCGCCCGATCAACATCACCAATGGCCCGCAAGGCATCAACAACGTTGGCTCGATCGAGATTGGTGGCCTGAACCTGCATAAACCGCTGGATCTGGGCTTCATCACGCTGGAAAGCACGTACCTGTATTACTACCTGTTCGTTGCACTGGCGATTCTGATCATCATCATTTCGATCCGCTTGCAGGATTCCCGCATTGGCCGTGCCTGGGTGGCGATTCGTGAAGACGAAATTGCCGCCACTGCAATGGGCATCAATACCCGAAACGTCAAGCTGACTGCATTCGCAATGGGTGCAAGCTTTGGTGGTGTAGCTGGTGGCTTGTTTGCTGGCTTCCAGGGCTTCGTCAGCCCAGAAAGCTTCACCTTGATGGAATCCATCATGGTGCTGGCAATGGTCGTATTGGGCGGCATGGGCCACATTCCTGGTGTGATTCTAGGTGCGCTCATGTTGTCGGTTACGCCAGAACTGTTGCGCGATGTCGCCAATATGATGCACAGCCAGGACGGCCGCCCATTGGTTGACCCCGAAAATCTGCGCATGCTGCTGTTCGGTCTGGCCATGGTTGTCATCATGTTGTTCCGCCCTGCCGGCCTGTGGCCAAGTTCGCGTCGCCGTGCTGAATTAAGGCCAGCAACCGAGAAAATCAAGCAACAGGAAGATTCCAACCTGCAAGATGCGGAGAAAAAACATGAGTGA